From Gloeocapsa sp. PCC 73106:
AGAATTACCAAAATAACCCGCACCTAAAAACACCCTATCTCCTAAACTTTGGACCGCTACAACCCCAGGTCTAAATAGTATTTGATAATAAGCAGGATCCACGACCCCAAATCTAGAAATAGAAGAATTATAAGGAGCAAAAATAAAGGGAGTCAGGGGACCTCCATAAGCTTGACTGACGCTATCTGTGAATTGCCCTCCTACCGCATCGATAGTAATATGTAAGTTTTTAGTGACATTAAAGCGATAAACCAAGTCCCCTATAACAACCTGGTCATTAAAGCCCAGATCAAAAATGCCGATTCGCGTCATGTCGGTACCCGTAACCAACTCATCAATAGGGGTTTGATTAGCGCTATATAAACTTATAGTCAACTGATCTGTTCCAGTAAAAGAAGCGTTAAATGATAATAATCCAGTGTACATAAAAGCTGGATTCGTACTAATTGAACCACTACCATCTGCTCTCTCGCTACCCGTTGCGCCCATTAAATTTAAAGTTACTAAACCAAAAAGCTTAACCGTCGTCGAAAAATTCTGATCTTCTAAAGTACTAACTCGCGTTTCTAGAGTCTCGACCTTGGATTTAACTGACTGCAACTCTGGCTGAAAATCAGTCTGTAACCGTTTAATAGTTTCTATGTCGGTACTATCAATAGAAGCTAAACTATTAAGACAACTATTAAGTCCCGCGGCAAACTCGTAACGAGTCAGTACCCTGTTACCGCCAAAAGTTTGGTCAGGATAACCTGCGATACAACCATATTTTTCTACCAAATATAGCAAAGCTTCGTAAGCCCAATCTGTTGGCTCTACATCCAAAAGTTGATAAACTAATGGTTCTGCTAAAACGGGACTATTAATAGTTAATAAAGATACTAGAAAAATTTTGAATAACTTCATCCTATCTACCACCACTTCTAAAAATTCGTCTTAATTGTTTAAAAAATATATTCATGATAAAACCTTCTCTATTTAATAAGTTCACAATCTCATCCTCAAATATTAGTAACACAGGAAACACAAACAATACTCTACGAGGAGAGGAAAGTTCAAACAAAAAATTAATAATAATAGATAAGCCAAATAATAAAGTAAACAGTGCAGTAGTAGTTACACGACTCCGAACGATACAAGCCAATTGTTTTCTACCTGACATTGTGTAGACGTGTTTTTTCGCAATGATGTACAAAATCAGGTTAATCATCACATCTATAATGAGCCAGTTGGCAATAAAAAAGGCATCAACAAACACTTCATACGTCAATTTTAAATTAAAGTAATCAATTGTAAGCACTGTCGAACCATAGTATTGCTCTGTATGAAGAAGCCTAATTGAAAATGGTA
This genomic window contains:
- a CDS encoding iron uptake porin, which gives rise to MKLFKIFLVSLLTINSPVLAEPLVYQLLDVEPTDWAYEALLYLVEKYGCIAGYPDQTFGGNRVLTRYEFAAGLNSCLNSLASIDSTDIETIKRLQTDFQPELQSVKSKVETLETRVSTLEDQNFSTTVKLFGLVTLNLMGATGSERADGSGSISTNPAFMYTGLLSFNASFTGTDQLTISLYSANQTPIDELVTGTDMTRIGIFDLGFNDQVVIGDLVYRFNVTKNLHITIDAVGGQFTDSVSQAYGGPLTPFIFAPYNSSISRFGVVDPAYYQILFRPGVVAVQSLGDRVFLGAGYFGNSSNSNDPNQGFFGTYAAAAQVTGVVTEKFIVTLLYINAYDEDTSVSLSGETSSAFANQPFGTTPTSSNHVSLGFGWTVTPKLVIHGDTSFGFATAKSDYTFDGNNNINGFAGVKGDNATIVQWNLGISLLDLFGEGNVGSIVLGNPYKVIDHSRRDGENSTAWHLEASYKYQLNDNIYFQSGYLIVLNPENNSDNSAVGTWIFKTVFSF
- a CDS encoding TMEM175 family protein, with translation MNKRNNVISKEKLGALMDAIYPIVMTVLVLELGEPESGVEIQDYVNVIVPKIIDYILSFLLLFSFWYNQSRINNLFEQDHSRLTLWLNSIVLMLVTLLPFSIRLLHTEQYYGSTVLTIDYFNLKLTYEVFVDAFFIANWLIIDVMINLILYIIAKKHVYTMSGRKQLACIVRSRVTTTALFTLLFGLSIIINFLFELSSPRRVLFVFPVLLIFEDEIVNLLNREGFIMNIFFKQLRRIFRSGGR